In a genomic window of Phyllostomus discolor isolate MPI-MPIP mPhyDis1 chromosome 5, mPhyDis1.pri.v3, whole genome shotgun sequence:
- the PARS2 gene encoding probable proline--tRNA ligase, mitochondrial yields the protein MEGLLTRCRALPALATCTHQLSGYIPRRFHFAPGRGKRLALSHMFQPQNLREDQVLSLEGRSGDLTCKSHRLMLQVGLIHPASSGCYHLLPYTVRAMEKLVRVIDQEMQAIGGQKVNMPSLSPAELWRATNRWDLMGKELLRLRDRHGKEYCLGPTHEEAITALVASHKTLSYKQLPILLYQLTRKFRDEPRPRFGLLRGREFYMKDMYTFDASPEAAQRTYSLVCDAYSSLFDRLGLQCVKVQADVGSIGGTMSHEFQLPVDIGEDRFVVCPRCSFSANMETLDSSQTNCPACQGPLTDTKGIEVGHTFYLGTKYSSIFNAQFINVHGKPALAEMGCYGLGVTRILAAAIEVLSTEDCVRWPGLLAPYQVCLLPPKKGSKEEAATELMEQLYDYITEVVPQLRGEVLLDDRTHLTIGNRLKDANKFGYPFVIIAGKRALEDPAHFEVWCQNTSEVVFLTKEAVVALLSQVQVV from the coding sequence ATGGAAGGGCTGCTGACGAGATGCAGAGCACTGCCCGCCCTGGCCACCTGTACCCACCAGCTCTCTGGGTACATTCCCCGCAGGTTTCACTTTGCCCCAGGGAGAGGGAAGCGCTTGGCACTGTCCCACATGTTCCAGCCCCAGAACCTTCGGGAAGACCAGGTGCTCTCGCTGGAGGGCAGATCTGGTGACTTGACCTGTAAGAGCCATCGGCTAATGCTGCAGGTGGGCCTGATTCACCCAGCAAGCTCTGGTTGTTACCACCTCCTGCCTTACACTGTTCGTGCCATGGAGAAGCTGGTGCGGGTGATAGACCAGGAGATGCAGGCCATCGGCGGGCAGAAGGTCAACAtgcccagcctcagcccagcAGAGCTCTGGCGAGCCACCAACCGATGGGACTTGATGGGCAAGGAGCTGCTAAGACTTAGAGACAGACATGGCAAGGAATACTGCCTAGGACCAACTCACGAGGAAGCCATTACAGCCCTGGTCGCCTCCCACAAGACACTGTCCTACAAGCAGCTCCCAATCCTACTGTACCAGCTGACAAGGAAGTTTCGGGATGAGCCTAGGCCCCGCTTTGGACTTCTCCGTGGCCGAGAGTTTTACATGAAGGACATGTACACCTTTGATGCCTCCCCAGAGGCCGCCCAGCGGACCTATAGCCTAGTATGCGATGCCTACAGCAGCCTGTTTGACAGGCTGGGGCTGCAGTGTGTCAAGGTCCAGGCAGACGTGGGCAGCATCGGGGGCACGATGTCTCACGAATTCCAGCTACCAGTGGATATCGGAGAAGACAGGTTTGTAGTCTGTCCCCGCTGCAGCTTCTCGGCCAACATGGAGACACTGGACTCATCTCAAACGAACTGCCCTGCTTGCCAGGGACCTCTGACCGACACCAAAGGCATTGAGGTGGGGCACACGTTTTATCTAGGCACCAAGTACTCCTCCATTTTCAATGCCCAGTTTATTAACGTCCATGGCAAACCTGCCTTGGCTGAAATGGGGTGTTATGGGTTGGGTGTGACTCGAATCTTGGCTGCTGCCATTGAGGTTCTCTCAACAGAAGACTGCGTTCGCTGGCCTGGCCTCCTGGCTCCTTACCAAGTCTGCCTCCTCCCCCCGAAGAAGGGTAGTAAAGAGGAGGCGGCCACAGAGCTCATGGAGCAGCTGTACGACTACATCACAGAGGTGGTGCCGCAGCTTCGTGGGGAGGTCCTGCTGGATGACAGGACCCATCTGACCATTGGGAACAGACTGAAAGACGCCAACAAGTTTGGCTACCCCTTCGTGATCATCGCTGGCAAAAGGGCCCTGGAGGACCCTGCCCATTTTGAGGTTTGGTGCCAGAACACCAGTGAGGTGGTCTTCCTCACCAAAGAAGCAGTTGTGGCATTACTGAGCCAAGTGCAGGTCGTCTGA